The Devosia sp. genome segment CTCATTCTGAACGGCGCTCTCAGCACGGGTTCAAACCGCAGCGCCTAACTTGTCCTCACAACGCAGCAATCACGCGGAGCAGGGACATGAAAAAGTCGCAGGAAAAAGTGTTGGTCGCCACTCTATGCGGCCTGATCGTCGCCGCAGCGGGCGCCTTTGCCGTACAGCCGGCCATGGCCGCCGGATACCAGGTGGATACCCTGGCCAAGGTGACCAGTGTTGCCGACTGGGATCAGCTCAATGTCCGCCGCTGGCCGGCCAGCTATTCCCGCAAGGTCGGCGCGCTCGACCCCGGCGTGCATGTCTGGGTGGAACGCTGCATCCAGGTGGAGAACAGCACCGACTGGTGCCTCGTCAAGCGCAACACCACCCAGGGCTGGGTCAACTCCCGTTTCCTGACCGCCGTGCCCTACTGACCAATCCGAGCCGGCAGGGGCGGAGACCCGCCACCGGGATGTTTTCCGCCGCACCAACAGCCGATTGGCTGGGTCTCCACCTCTGCCGACCCTTTAGTAAACGCGTACCTCCTTCCCATGCATGTTGACTTTTCCGGTTCTGCGCTGTTCGTGGCAGCGTCAGGACCGGAGTTTTTTCATGGACGCCAATCCCATTCTCGCAGAGGCCGTTCGCGGTAATTGGGTGGAGAACCGGCACCGCGGTGCCTATGTGATCGTCGACGCTGACGGCAGCGTCATCGCATCGGCGGGGGACGTGGATCGCCCGGTCTTTCCGCGCTCGGCGATCAAGTCCATGCAGGCGCTGGCGATCTTTGACCGCCATGCGACGGAAAAATTCCATCACACACCGCAGGAACTGGCCCTGGCCTGCGCGTCGCATCACGGCGAGGGCGACCATGTCAGCAATGTCAGCCATTTTCTCGAGCGCATGGGCCTGTCGGACGCCGATCTCGAATGCGGCGCGCATATGCCCACCAATGACAAGGCGCGCGAGGCGCTGCGCGCCGCCGGACTCGATCCGAGCCCGCTGCACAACAATTGCTCGGGCAAGCATTCGGGCATGTTGAGCGTGGCCCTGGCCATGGGCGTGCCGACGCAGGGTTACGTCACCCGCGAGCACGACGTACAGAAGGCGGTGCGGGCAGCGGTGGAATATGTGATCGGCGAGGACCTGACCGAGGATCGCTGCGGCACCGATGGCTGCTCGATTCCCACCTGGGCGGCACCGCTGCGCGCCTGGGCAAAGGGCTTTGCCCGCATGGCCACCGGGTCCGGGCTCGATGCAGGACATGCGGCGGGGGCCAGGGCGCTGTTCGACGCGGCGACCAGCCACCCGCACCTGGTTGCGGGCACCGGCCATCTCGATACCCGCGTCATGCAGGCATTTGGGGGGCGACTGATGCAGAAGGGTGGCGCCGAGGGCGTGCAATGCGGAGCCATTCGCGACAAGGGCTGGGGCTATGCGCTCAAATGCGATGACGGCAACATGACCGCCAGCCATGTGATGATCGCCGCGCTGCTGCTCAAACATGCCGATCCCGATGCCGGACAACGCGCCGTGCTGGAGCAATTCGTGCGCCAGCCGACAAAGAATGTGCGCGGCACAATCGTGGGCGAGATGCGGGCCGTCGAGGGCTGAGATAGGCGCTCGCCGAGAGGTCTTCTCCCCTCACCACGGCCCTCTCCCCGGAGGGGCGAGGGGGCGATGGAGCCGGGGGATCGGTGCACTGGTCTAAAGCGCGAAAATGGCCTGGCTGGTGCAGTTGCGGACCATGTCGACGCTATTGCCATCCCAGTGGAAATCATAGTGATCGGCCTGGACCGGGGTGGAGATGAGATCAGGCCAGAACAGGCCGACGCATTCCCCGTTTTCGCAGCGCACACTGCGATAGAGCACGCCATTGCTGCCCGCCTCGCGCAATTGGCGGCCCAATTCCTGCGGCATCGCATAATCGAGCAGGTCGTGGACGGCGGCGATGTCGCGCAGGTCGTGGAGGCTGGTATCGAGCCGGGCCACCAGCATACGGAACTGCGATGTCCAGCCCGGCGCTTCGGCGCTGGCCGCCATGAAGCGCGCATGATGATGGGCGACCTCGCGCAGGGCGACTTCCTCGCGATTGCCGGCGCTATAGACGCCATAGGTGCCGTCGGTGAACCGCCCCGGCCGGTCGGTGCTGACATGAACGAAGGGCGCCATGACCAGGCTCGCCCCCGGACCGCTGACCCGCCGCGCCGGCGGCACGAGATCGAGCCGCCCCAGATGGGCCCAGATGCGCGGATTGGTCTTGGATTCGGCCGATGCCAGGGCTTCCCAATCGTGCGGATCGGCAATGTCCTCGAAGAGATCGATGGGCGGAAAGATGGAACGGATGAGGCGCCAGGCTTTTGGCCAGCGCACAGGCACCGGAACGGGATCGGGCGTCACAGGCCGCCGCGCTCCGCATCGACATAGGCCCGGATGCGGACCAGCGAGAACATGTCGCCATCGGCCATGATGCTGGCCGGGCTACGGCCATCCAGCGCCGCATTGGGCGCCTTGACCCAGCGATAGCCCCGCTTGGGATCGGTGAAGAGATAACGCAGGCCCTTGTGGATACCCATGAGCAGCGACAAGCGGGTGGCTAGATCGCGGTCGACCCGACCGATCTCCCCCGCCTTCCAGCGGGCAAAGGTGCGGGCGGCGAGGCCGCCGAGGATTTCGCGCGCTTCGGTATCGCTCAATTGCCAATTGGCGAACAGGCGCACCACCGCACGCGCCATGGCTTCCGCTTCGGCATCGGTGATGCGCGGAATGTCCGGATTGGCCTGGGTACGGGGCAGTTCGACCAGCATGTCTTTTCTCCTATTGGCATTAAATATGTCTTTTTTTGCCAAATGGCAAGGTCTGCGTGCGATTGCGGGTACAGCGCCCCTCACCCCTCAGGGGAGAAGGGAAAGGCGCCAGCGCTTCAGTCCAATAGTCATGTGGTCTAGCTGAACGTCACGTGCGGATAGCGGCTGGCGGCGGCGCGCAGGTCGGGCTCGGCGATCTCGGTCCAGAGCATGCCGGCAATGTCATGCGTGCTGCCTTCAAGCTGGTTGGCGCCGATGGTGACGGAGCCGGCGCCGTCGGCAATGCTGACGGCGATGCCGATGGTGCTGGCGGAGACGGTATTGCCGCTGATCAGCACATTGCGCAGATAGGGGCCCCAGCCGGCGCCGATGCCGACACCGGGCACATTGTCCACCATATTGCCGGTGATCGCCGTTTCGCCCTCGGCGAAGATGCCGATGGGAATGGTGTCGGGATTGACCGGGGAGCGCTCAAGGATATTGCGCACGATATTGCCGGTGCAGACGGCAATCTTGCCGCCGGAATCGAGATTGGTGATCGATATGCCGGTGGCCGCGCCATCGACGATGTTCTGAGCGATGATCGAGCCGGAAAAGCCGAATTCGGAGAAGATCGCCACTTCGCCCGAATTGAGACACTGATTGCCCGACACCTGGACATTGCGCGTGGTGTTGAGGCGAACCGCGGTGAAGGCGCAATCGCTGATGTGATTGCCGGCGACGATGACCTCGTCGGCGCGGAAGATATTGATGCCATTGCCGTTCTGGCCATTGCCGCCGCCGACCCAGGCGATGTCCGAGATGCGGTTATTGGCGACGATGGTGCCATCTGGCCCTTCTTCTGAGCGCCAGACGCGAATGCCGGCATTGCCGCAGCGGGTGATGCGATTGCCGGTCAGCAGCAGACCGGAATTGTCGAGGGCATGGATGGCGGCGTCGCCATGGCCGGAAAAGCCGCAGTCGCGGACCACGGCTTCGGAATTGTCGATGGCGAGCCCGATGCCGGGACTGTCGCTGAACAGGCACCGCTCGAAGCTGACATTGCGGCTCTGGGAAACCGAGAACAGGCTGTCGCCGCCACTGTCTCCGGCGAAGGCGATGTCGCGCAGCGACACGTGGTACTGGCCTTCGACCGCGCCAATGCTGCCGCCATTGGCGATGAGCGCGGTGGCACCCGGCACGCCTTCGATCACCAGATTGCCCGGAATGCGCAGGCCCGACACCCAGAAATGGCCGGGCGGCAGGCGCAGATAACCGTCGCGAAAGGCGCCGTCGATGGCCGCCTGCATGGCCGCGGACTGATCCATGTCGCCATCGGGGATCAGAGAATCAGCCTGTGCCAGGGCCGGACCGGCAAGGCCCAGACCCGCCAGACCCGCCATGACCTGCCGGCGATTGGAATTTGTCATCATGCGCATGAGGCCAGTTTGCCAAGGAATAGCGGGGCTGGCGAGGCCATGTCGCGGGCGTGGTGAACGAACAGGGGTGCCTGTCAGCTTGTTTGCGCCGATGGGGCACGGCTATAACGGGGTCCGACAAGAGACCAACAGGTGTGCACATGCTCGTTGACGGCAAGATCTTTTTGGGCGTGAGCGAGCGGCCGGAATATCTCAATCTCAAATATGCCAATCGCCATGGCCTGATCACCGGCGCCACAGGCACCGGCAAGACGGTGAGCCTGCAGGTTCTGGCCGAGGGTTTTTCAGCAGCAGGCGTGCCGGTCTTTGCCGCCGATATCAAGGGCGACCTTTCGGGCGTCTCCAAGATGGGCCAGGCGCAGTCCTGGCAGAGCAAGCGGGCCGAGGATATCGGCTTTTCCGATTATGCCGACGACGTCTATCCGACGATTTTCTGGGACCTGTTCGGCAAGCAGGGGCATCCTGTCCGGGCCACGATCTCGGAAATGGGCCCGGTGCTGCTGAGCCGCATCCTCGACCTCAACGATACCCAGGAAGGGGTGCTCAACATTGCCTTCCGCCTGGCCGACGAGGAAGGCCTGTTGCTGCTCGATCTCAAGGACCTGCGGGCGCTGCTGGTCGAGATCGACGGGCGAGCCAAGGAAATCTCGGCGCGCTACGGCAATGTCACGACCGCCTCGATCGGCGCTATCCAGCGGGCCCTGCTGGTGCTCGAGCAGCAGGGGGCGGACAATTTCTTCGGCGAGCGGGCGCTGGAAATCGCCGACCTCATGCGCACCGACAGCGACGGGCGCGGGTTCGTGTCGATCCTGGCGGCGGACCAGCTGATGCAGGCGCCGCGACTATACGCGACGTTCCTGTTGTGGCTGCTCTCGGAACTGTTCGAGGAACTGCCGGAAGTCGGCGACCCGGACAAGCCCAAGCTGGTGTTCTTCTTCGATGAAGCGCACCTCTTGTTCTCGGACGCGCCCAAGGCCCTGATCGACAAGGTCGAGCAGGTGGTCAAGCTGATCCGGTCCAAGGGTGTGGGCGTCTATTTCGTCACCCAGAACCCCGTCGATATCCCCGAAAACGTGCTGGCCCAATTGTCCAACCGCGTCCAGCACGCGCTGCGCGCCTATACGCCGCGCGAACAGAAGGCGGTGAAGGTTGCCGCCGACACGTTCCGTCCCAATCCGGCCTTCTCGACCGCCGAGGCGATCACCCAACTGGGCATCGGCGAGGCGCTGGTATCGGTGCTCGAGGACAAGGGCGTGCCCTCCATGGTCGGCCGCACCTTCATCCGGCCGCCCTCGGCGCAGGTGGGGCCGATTTCGCCGGCCGAACGCGATGCCACCATGGCCAATTCGCCGCTGGGTTCGCTCTATGACGAAGTGCTCGACCGCGAGTCGGCCTTTGAAGTTCTGAACAAGCGGGCGCGCGACCATCAGCTCGAGGAAGAGCGGGCGCGGATCGAGGCCGAAGAGCAGGCGGAAGCCGAGCGCCTCGCCAAGGAACGGGAACGGGCCGCAAAGGCGGCAGCGCCGCGCCGCTCGACGCGGCAATCACCGGTCGAGGCGGCGACGACCTCGTTTGCCCGCACCGTGGCCAATACGATCGGCCGGGAGCTGGTGCGCGGCATATTCGGCAGCCTCAAGAGGCGGCGCTGAGCATGGTTCCCCCCGCCGTCTCCGGACCGTCAGTCGCCATCTTCGCCTCCGACAAGGGGCCGGGCGATCCCGAGCGCGCCAGCCTGATGAGCGAAGTGGGGCGCGTCTTCGCCCGCAAGGGTGCCCGCATGGTGTGCCTGGCAGAAGGCGGGGTCATTCCGGTGCCGCTGATCACGGCCGCGCGCACTGCCAACGGCGACGTCGAGGTTTTGGCCGATGCCAGCATCGTTTTGCCGCCGGCGCTGGCCGAGGTCCCCATCACGGTCATTCCCGACCGGGTCGAAAGGCTGGCGCGGCTGGCCGCGATGACCCAAGCTTTCATCGTGCTGCCGGGCTCGCTCGCATCGATCAGCGCGCTGTTCGATGCCTGGGCCGGCGGGCCGCCAAGGCCGGTGCTGATGTACAACCGCCATCGCGCCTTCGAGGCTGTCAGGGGCTTTGCCGTGGACGTGCTGGCGGCTTCGATTTCAGGCTATGATCGCAATATCCAGTTTGCCGACAATGCCGAGGACCTTTGGGGCAAGCTGGTCTGGGTGCTGGAGCACCGCCCGCGCTGACAAAGGTCAGCCCAGGGGCAGGTGCTGCGAGGAGGCTCCGCCTTCCGGAAACAGCGGCACCACGTTGTCGGAATAGCGACGGCCCGGATTGATGTCGGAATGCGGCATCGGCACGCGGTTGCGCCGCTCCGGACCCCGATAGCCGCTCCCCAGATGGCCGACGACGCTGCGATTGACCAGTCGCGCCTGCACCCGCTCGAGCAGATGGCGCGGCGACATGGGCTTGAGCACCACTTCATCGATGCCGGCGCTGATGGACTGCTGGCGCATGGGCGGGGTAATGGCGCGGGTCAGGGCGATGACCGGCAGGTCGCGCGACACCAGGGTTGGATCCAGCCTTATCGCCTCGACCATTTCATAGGCCGGGCGCCCGGCGCGATCGAAATCGACGACCAGAAGGTCGAGCGCTGCAATGTCCATATAGGCGAACAGTTCGGCTTCGCTGTCGAAGGGCCGGACCCGCAGGCGGGAATCGCCGGCAAGCACCATCGTCAACACGGCATTGAGGGCCGGATTGGCTGCAAGAACGGCGATGGTTTTGGTCCGAATGGTCACACGATTCCTCACGCGGTAAAGAAATCGTTAACATGGCGCGCCGCCCGGATGAAGCGCTGAGACCGGCTTCCACAGACAGATGACAATTAGGGTAAACTGCGACGCAAAGGCCGATTGCCGCGGGGCAGGCGGCCTGATTGACTGTCGGCGGCCAGATTTTGGCGCGGGAATGAAGATGCTGAGGCCGTTCTACCTGATTGCCGGGCTGGTGCTGACCGCATTGGGCATTATCGGTGCCTTCCTGCCGCTGATGCCGACGACGATCTTTCTTATCCTGGCCGCTGGCTGCTTCACCCGCTCATCGCCAAAACTGGAAAACTGGCTGCTCAACCATGCCCGGTTCGGCCCCACGCTGCGCAACTGGCGGCAACATGGCGCCATCGCGCCGCGCGCCAAGCTGCTGGCCAGCATGGGCATCACCCTTGGCGTTGTGTGCTTCTGGATTGTCGCGCGGCCCCCATTCTGGTGGTGGCTGGCCGGCGCCGGCTTCATGGGCGGAAGCCTCGCTTATGTGCTGAGCCGCCCCAATGGTCCCCGGGTGGAATAGGGGCGGATTTCCGCTTTCGCGCGGTGGGAGTGGGAATGATATGCACAAATCAAAACGGCGGGATTGCTCCCGCCGTTTGTGCATTCGCGGTGCGCCGAAATCAGGCCGTGGCTTCGGCGAAGAGCTTTTCCACGTATTCCCAGTTCACCAGGTTGTCGAACCAGGCTTCGAGATATTTCGGGCGGGCATTGCGGTAGTCGATGTAATAGGAGTGCTCCCACACATCCACGCCCAGGATCGGGGTGGCGCCATTGACCAGCGGCGATTCACCGTTCGGGGACTTGGCGATCTCGAGCTTGCCGTTCTTGACGGCGATCCAGGCCCAGCCCGAACCGAACTGGGTGGTGCCGGCGGCGATGAAATCGGTGCGCAGCTTGTCGAAGCCACCGAGATCGGAATCGACGGCCGCCTGCAGCTTGGCCGGCAGCGCCTTGCCGCCGCCATTGGGCTTCATCCAGTTCCAGAAGTGCAGGTGGTTGTAGTGCTGGCCGGCATTGTTGAACAGACCGGCATTCTTGCCGTAGCTCTGCTTGACGATCTCTTCGAGGCTGAGGTTTTCGAGGCCACTGTCCTTGAGCAGGTTGTTGCCGTTGGTCACATAGGCCTGGTGGTGCTTGTCGTGGTGAAACTCGAGCGTTTCCTTGGACATGTACGGACCCAGCGCATCATAGGCATAGGGCAGGGCGGGCAGTTCGAAAGTGGTCATTGTAGCCTCCGTTCGGGATGGATTTGACGCTGGAAGAACCGGCTATTCGAGTGGGGTTATAGGCCCCCGGCGATGTCGCAACAATGTCGCGGGAAGAACTAACCGTCCAATCCTGCTGACTTTATTGCAAAGGCATAGCACTGGGCGGTCTCCTTGAGACGGTCGAAGCGGCCGGAAGCGCCGGCATGACCGGCGCCCATATTGGTCTTGAGGTATAATGGCGCATCCCCGGTCTTGGTTGCCCGAAGTTTGGCTACCCACTTGGCCGGCTCCCAATAGGTGACGCGCGGATCGGTGAGACCGGCCAGCGCAAAGATGGGCGGATAGGCCTGGGCGCTCACCGCCTCATAGGGCGCATAGGCGGCGATGCGGTTATAGTCCTCGGCCGAGGTGATGGGATTGCCCCATTCGGGCCATTCGGGCGGGGTGAGCGGCAGGGTGTCGTCGAGCATGGTGTTGAGCACGTCCACGAACGGCACCTGCGCAATGACACCACCCCACAGGTCCGGCCGGAGATTGGCGATGGCGCCCATGAGCATGCCGCCGGCCGAGCCGCCCTGGGCAATGATCCTGCCCTTTTGCGTAAAGCCCTCGGCGATCAGCATTTCGGCGGCGGCGATGAAATCGGTGAAGGTATTGGGTTTGTGCTCGCGACGGCCCTGTCGGTACCAGCGATAGCCCTTGTCCATGCCGCCCCGAATATGGGCGATGGCATAGACGAAACCCCGGTCGACCAGCGACAGCACCGAGACGGAAAAGGCTGCCGGCATGGACATGCCGTAGGCGCCATAGCCGTAGAGCAGGGTCGGATTGGTGCCATCCCGTGCGACGCCCTTGCGATAGAGCAGGGTGACGGGCACCTGCTCGCCATCGGCCGCAGTGGCGAAGAGGCGGCGGGTTTCGTAAGCGGCGGGATCGTGGCCCGAGGGCACTTCCTGGGTCTTGAGCAGCGTGCGCTTGCCGCTGTCGAGATCGACATCGAAGACCTGGCTGGGGGTGGTCGGCGAGGAATAGGTCAGGCGGAACACAGCAGTGTCGAATTCGTAGCCGGTCGACATGCCCAGCGAATAGGCCTCCTCCTTGAAGCCGACGATCTCCTCCTTGCCGCTGCGCAGGTCGCGGACGACGATGCGGGGCAGGCCGTCCTCGCGCTCGAGGCGGAGCAGGTGGTTCCTGAGCACGGCGATGTCGAGGATGAGAACGCCGTCGCGATGCGGGACGAGATCGGTCCAGTTTTCGGCGGAGGGGTTCCCGGCCGGAGCCGTGACGACCTTGTAGTCCTCGGCGCCATCCGCATTGGTGCGGATATAGAGGGTGCCGTCGCGCTCTTCGAGCTCGTATTCGCGATCGACGAGGCGGGGGGCAACCAGGCGCGGTGCGCCGCCCTTTTCGGCATCGATGAGCCAGACTTCGCTGGTCTGGTGATCATGCGCGTCGATGACAATGAACTTGTCCGAAAGCGTCTTGCCGACGCCGACGAAGAAGCCGGGGTCCTTTTCCTCGAAGATGATCGGATCGGCATCCTGCGCGGTGCCGATATCGTGGCGGCGGATGCGGTAGGGACGGTGGTTGTCGTCATACTCGGTGTAGTAGAGCGCACGAGAATCATTGGACCAGACATAGGATCCGGCGGTCTCGCGAATGACCTCGTCGCTGTCCTTGCCGGTCTCAAGGTCGCGCAGGACGATGTCGTAATATTCCGAGCCGGCGCGGTCGGCGGCCCAGGCCAGGATCTTGTGGGACGGGTCGTGGCTGGCGCCGGCAAAGCCGAAATAACCGTCGCCGGCCTCGACATTGCAATCGAGCAGGACGGTTTCAGCGCCGCCTTCGCGCGGGGTGCGCACGATCAGCGGATATTGCTGGCCTTCGAGCATCCGCGTGTTGTAGGCGAAGGGCCCGTCGGGAGAAGGCACGCCGCTGTCATCTTCCTTGATGCGCCCGCGGATTTCCCGATAGATTTTTTCCTGCAGATCCGCGGTCGGCTTGCCGAACTCGCTCTCATACCAGGCGTTTTCCGCATCGAGATAGGCGCGGATATCGGCGTCAAGGGTCTCGGGCTTCTGCATGACCTCCTGCCAGTTTTCCGCGCGCAGCCAGGCATAGGGGTCCTCGCGCAGCACGTTGTGATGCGTGTGCGAATGCGGCACGCGCCGGGCGAGCGGTGGCTGGGCCTTGGTCATGGAAACTCCTGGATTGATGCGGCAGGTAAAGGCGCCCAGAGGACATAGGCCGCGCCGCGCCGCTTTGCCAGCCCCCGCAACCGTTGAAAAGCGCTGACCAAATGGTCGCACTTGGACCGATTTCGCTTGTCGCACGTGCCTCAATCGCTAAGGTCGCACGCCATAATTCTGTTGGAATCGCAAGACGCAGGAAGGAAGGGCAGGGTTGGGGCCGTCCTCGGAATCCGGTATCATTCTGGTCGCATTGGCGCCGTTCGTGGCTGCCGCTCTCGCGCCGCTCATCCATCGCTATCTGGGTCGCTATACGGGCTGGCTGCTGGCCGTGGTTCCGGCCGCGATTTTTGTCTTCCTGGCCGGCTTCGCCACCACGGTCAATGCCGGCAACAGCCCGGTCCAATCGATCGAATGGGTGCCCGCCTACGGGCTCAATATCAGTTTCCTGATCGACGGGCTGAGCCTTATTTTCGCGCTCACCATTTCCGGCGTCGGCACGCTGATCATCCTCTATGCCGGGGCGTATCTCGCCGGACACCACCATCAGGGGCGGTTCCTCGGCTTCATGCTGGCCTTCATGGGCGCCATGCTCGGGCTGGTGCTGGCCGATAGCCTTCTCACCCTGTTCCTGTTCTGGGAACTGACTTCGGTCACATCCTTCCTGTTGATCGGCTTCGACCATACACGCCAGGCCGCGCGACGTGGCGCCATCCAGGCGCTGGTCATCACCAATATCGGCGGCATGTGCCTGCTGGTCGGGGCGATCCTGGTCTATGCGCTGACCGGCACCTGGGAGATGAGCGCGCTGCGCGGCATGGGCGACGTGCTGCGCGACCATGCGCTCTATGGCCTCGTGCTGGCCCTGTTCCTGGGCGCGGCCTTCACCAAGTCGGCGCAGTTTCCGCTGCATTTCTGGCTGCCCAATGCCATGGAAGCACCGACACCGGTTTCGGCATTCCTGCATTCGGCGACCATGGTTCAGGCCGGTGTCTATCTGCTCTCGCGCATGACGCCGGTGCTGGGCGGCACGCAGGTCTGGATGACGATTCTGGTCGTCTTCGGCGGTATCACGCTGATCTGGGGTGCGCTGGGGGCACTCAAGCAGACCGATCTCAAGCAGATCCTGGCGCAGACCACCATCGCTTCGCTGGGCCTGCTGGTGCTGCTGATCGGGCTGGGCAGCACCTATGCCATTTCGGCCGTCATCGTCTATTTCCTGGCTCACGCCTTCTACAAGGCGGGCCTGTTCATGGTGGCCGGGGCCATCGACCACGAGGCGGGCACGCGCGAAATCACCGCGCTTGGCGGCCTTGCCGAGAAAATGCCGGTGACCTTTATCGGCGCGGCGCTGGCAGCGCTGTCGATGATCGGCCTGCCGCTCACTATCGGCTATTTCGCCAAGGAAGAAATGTATCTGGGCCTGATGAAGGCCGACCCGGCCAGTATTGCGGTGATGGCCGTTCTGGTCATCGGCAATGCCATGCTGGCCGGCGTGGCGCTATTGGTCATGATCAAGCCGTTCCTGGGCGAAGCGGTGCCGACGCCGAAATCGGCGCATGAGGCGCCCATCGCCATGCTGGCCGGACCGATTGTGCTCGGCGCGGCCGCCATAGTCACCGGCATTCTGCCGGACTGGCTGGGGCATGACGTGCTGGTGCCGGGTGCTTCGGCGATCCTGCAGAGCGACGTGGAGAGCCACCTGACGCTGGCGCTCGATTTCACCAGCCTGTTGCTGTGGCTGTCGGTGGCGACATGGTTGCTCGGGGTACTTGTCTATCGCCAGGCCGACGCCATCCGCTCGCTGCTCCGCCGCTTCGATGCGGCGCTCGGCTGGACGGCGGATACGGTGTTCGACCTGGTCATGTTCAGCCTTATCCGCTTTGCCGGTGCGGTGACGCGGGTGCTGCACAATGGCCGCCTCGAAGTCTATCTGATCGTGGTGTTCTCCGCCTTTGCGCTGGC includes the following:
- a CDS encoding asparaginase; this translates as MDANPILAEAVRGNWVENRHRGAYVIVDADGSVIASAGDVDRPVFPRSAIKSMQALAIFDRHATEKFHHTPQELALACASHHGEGDHVSNVSHFLERMGLSDADLECGAHMPTNDKAREALRAAGLDPSPLHNNCSGKHSGMLSVALAMGVPTQGYVTREHDVQKAVRAAVEYVIGEDLTEDRCGTDGCSIPTWAAPLRAWAKGFARMATGSGLDAGHAAGARALFDAATSHPHLVAGTGHLDTRVMQAFGGRLMQKGGAEGVQCGAIRDKGWGYALKCDDGNMTASHVMIAALLLKHADPDAGQRAVLEQFVRQPTKNVRGTIVGEMRAVEG
- a CDS encoding RES family NAD+ phosphorylase; the protein is MTPDPVPVPVRWPKAWRLIRSIFPPIDLFEDIADPHDWEALASAESKTNPRIWAHLGRLDLVPPARRVSGPGASLVMAPFVHVSTDRPGRFTDGTYGVYSAGNREEVALREVAHHHARFMAASAEAPGWTSQFRMLVARLDTSLHDLRDIAAVHDLLDYAMPQELGRQLREAGSNGVLYRSVRCENGECVGLFWPDLISTPVQADHYDFHWDGNSVDMVRNCTSQAIFAL
- a CDS encoding MbcA/ParS/Xre antitoxin family protein — translated: MLVELPRTQANPDIPRITDAEAEAMARAVVRLFANWQLSDTEAREILGGLAARTFARWKAGEIGRVDRDLATRLSLLMGIHKGLRYLFTDPKRGYRWVKAPNAALDGRSPASIMADGDMFSLVRIRAYVDAERGGL
- a CDS encoding TIGR03808 family TAT-translocated repetitive protein produces the protein MRMMTNSNRRQVMAGLAGLGLAGPALAQADSLIPDGDMDQSAAMQAAIDGAFRDGYLRLPPGHFWVSGLRIPGNLVIEGVPGATALIANGGSIGAVEGQYHVSLRDIAFAGDSGGDSLFSVSQSRNVSFERCLFSDSPGIGLAIDNSEAVVRDCGFSGHGDAAIHALDNSGLLLTGNRITRCGNAGIRVWRSEEGPDGTIVANNRISDIAWVGGGNGQNGNGINIFRADEVIVAGNHISDCAFTAVRLNTTRNVQVSGNQCLNSGEVAIFSEFGFSGSIIAQNIVDGAATGISITNLDSGGKIAVCTGNIVRNILERSPVNPDTIPIGIFAEGETAITGNMVDNVPGVGIGAGWGPYLRNVLISGNTVSASTIGIAVSIADGAGSVTIGANQLEGSTHDIAGMLWTEIAEPDLRAAASRYPHVTFS
- a CDS encoding helicase HerA-like domain-containing protein; this translates as MLVDGKIFLGVSERPEYLNLKYANRHGLITGATGTGKTVSLQVLAEGFSAAGVPVFAADIKGDLSGVSKMGQAQSWQSKRAEDIGFSDYADDVYPTIFWDLFGKQGHPVRATISEMGPVLLSRILDLNDTQEGVLNIAFRLADEEGLLLLDLKDLRALLVEIDGRAKEISARYGNVTTASIGAIQRALLVLEQQGADNFFGERALEIADLMRTDSDGRGFVSILAADQLMQAPRLYATFLLWLLSELFEELPEVGDPDKPKLVFFFDEAHLLFSDAPKALIDKVEQVVKLIRSKGVGVYFVTQNPVDIPENVLAQLSNRVQHALRAYTPREQKAVKVAADTFRPNPAFSTAEAITQLGIGEALVSVLEDKGVPSMVGRTFIRPPSAQVGPISPAERDATMANSPLGSLYDEVLDRESAFEVLNKRARDHQLEEERARIEAEEQAEAERLAKERERAAKAAAPRRSTRQSPVEAATTSFARTVANTIGRELVRGIFGSLKRRR
- a CDS encoding response regulator, with product MTIRTKTIAVLAANPALNAVLTMVLAGDSRLRVRPFDSEAELFAYMDIAALDLLVVDFDRAGRPAYEMVEAIRLDPTLVSRDLPVIALTRAITPPMRQQSISAGIDEVVLKPMSPRHLLERVQARLVNRSVVGHLGSGYRGPERRNRVPMPHSDINPGRRYSDNVVPLFPEGGASSQHLPLG
- a CDS encoding YbaN family protein, with translation MKMLRPFYLIAGLVLTALGIIGAFLPLMPTTIFLILAAGCFTRSSPKLENWLLNHARFGPTLRNWRQHGAIAPRAKLLASMGITLGVVCFWIVARPPFWWWLAGAGFMGGSLAYVLSRPNGPRVE
- a CDS encoding superoxide dismutase, whose protein sequence is MTTFELPALPYAYDALGPYMSKETLEFHHDKHHQAYVTNGNNLLKDSGLENLSLEEIVKQSYGKNAGLFNNAGQHYNHLHFWNWMKPNGGGKALPAKLQAAVDSDLGGFDKLRTDFIAAGTTQFGSGWAWIAVKNGKLEIAKSPNGESPLVNGATPILGVDVWEHSYYIDYRNARPKYLEAWFDNLVNWEYVEKLFAEATA
- a CDS encoding S9 family peptidase; translation: MTKAQPPLARRVPHSHTHHNVLREDPYAWLRAENWQEVMQKPETLDADIRAYLDAENAWYESEFGKPTADLQEKIYREIRGRIKEDDSGVPSPDGPFAYNTRMLEGQQYPLIVRTPREGGAETVLLDCNVEAGDGYFGFAGASHDPSHKILAWAADRAGSEYYDIVLRDLETGKDSDEVIRETAGSYVWSNDSRALYYTEYDDNHRPYRIRRHDIGTAQDADPIIFEEKDPGFFVGVGKTLSDKFIVIDAHDHQTSEVWLIDAEKGGAPRLVAPRLVDREYELEERDGTLYIRTNADGAEDYKVVTAPAGNPSAENWTDLVPHRDGVLILDIAVLRNHLLRLEREDGLPRIVVRDLRSGKEEIVGFKEEAYSLGMSTGYEFDTAVFRLTYSSPTTPSQVFDVDLDSGKRTLLKTQEVPSGHDPAAYETRRLFATAADGEQVPVTLLYRKGVARDGTNPTLLYGYGAYGMSMPAAFSVSVLSLVDRGFVYAIAHIRGGMDKGYRWYRQGRREHKPNTFTDFIAAAEMLIAEGFTQKGRIIAQGGSAGGMLMGAIANLRPDLWGGVIAQVPFVDVLNTMLDDTLPLTPPEWPEWGNPITSAEDYNRIAAYAPYEAVSAQAYPPIFALAGLTDPRVTYWEPAKWVAKLRATKTGDAPLYLKTNMGAGHAGASGRFDRLKETAQCYAFAIKSAGLDG